One genomic window of Camelina sativa cultivar DH55 chromosome 5, Cs, whole genome shotgun sequence includes the following:
- the LOC104788074 gene encoding uncharacterized protein LOC104788074 yields MAVATTLSSSPSLNFINGSHRFVSAAPFSFSSNSLRRRTRRMNHSFASYRSSQSRRRYDSDDRFFGGYDVVPDEDEDDDEDDEEDERESSIDLLIRFLRSMFKKVSKRAKKASRRVLPAAMSPRLVSFAVDGILLLGSLSITKAFLEVICNLGGTVFTVILLIRLFWTAASFFQTYGSTFGPNPLT; encoded by the exons ATGGCCGTAGCTACAACCTTATCATCATCACCGTCGCTAAATTTCATCAATGGCTCACATAGATTTGTCTCTGCAGCTCCTTTCTCTTTTAGCTCTAACTCACTCCGCCGTCGGACCCGCCGCATGAATCATTCATTTGCTTCGTACCGTAGCTCTCAG TCGCGTAGGCGATATGATTCAGACGATCGATTCTTTGGCGGGTACGATGTGGTTCccgatgaggatgaggatgacgatgaagatgatgaagaagacgagagagagagcagcATCGATCTTttgatcagattcttgagaAGCATGTTCAAGAAAGTCTCGAAACGTGCTAAGAAAGCATCGCGTCGGGTTTTGCCAGCAGCTATGTCTCCTCGTCTC GTGTCTTTTGCAGTAGATGGAATATTGTTATTGGGCTCACTATCCATAACAAAAGCATTTCTTGAG GTAATATGCAATCTAGGAGGAACCGTGTTTACGGTGATTCTGCTGATCAGATTGTTCTGGACGGCAGCTTCCTTCTTCCAGACTTATGGGAGCACTTTTGGACCAAACCCGTTAacttaa
- the LOC104788075 gene encoding zinc finger BED domain-containing protein RICESLEEPER 2-like isoform X1: MKRRQKKVMISNEMDLSDAVIVKSGRLKSVVWNDFDRVKKGETYVAICRHCKKRLSGSSASGTSHLRNHLIRCRRRINGNGVVAQYFVKGKKKEGRVVELANEKKKDEEQQLSVVSVRYEHDDDVVSAGLDQRRSRFDLARMIILHGYPLSMVEDVGFRMFIRNLQPLFDLVAFERVESDCMEIYAKEKHKMFEALDKLPGKISISVDVWSGSDDTDEFLCLAAHYIDETWELKKRVLNFFVVDPSHTGEMLAEVVITCLMEWDIDRKLFSMASSHSPPFGENVANKIRDRLSQNKFLYCNGQLFDVSCGVNVINQMAQDSLQTCCDTINMVRESIRYVKSSETIQERFNQWTVEAEAESERNLCIDDPVRWDTTCTMLEIALEQKSAFSLMNEHDPDSVLCPSDLEWERLETVVEFLNVFVDVTNAFTKSTCLPANIYFPEICDLHLRLIEWCKNPDDFISSLAVNMRKKFDDFWDKNNLVLAIATILDPRFKMKLVEYYYPLFYDTSASDFIEDVVECIKALYDEHSIGSLLASSDQTLDWRNHHHGSNGVRHGKELDDRFIEFDRYINNTTTTTPGQDSTSDLEKYLEEPLFPRNSDFDILNWWKVHTPKYPILSMMARNVLAVPMSNVSSEEDAFETCQRRQVSETWRSLRPSTVQALMCAQDWIQSELESS, encoded by the exons ATGAAGAG GAGACAGAAGAAAGTGATGATAAGCAATGAGATGGATTTGTCAGATGCAGTGATTGTAAAATCTGGGAGATTGAAATCAGTTGTGTGGAATGATTTCGATAGAGTTAAAAAAGGTGAGACTTACGTTGCAATCTGTAGGCATTGTAAGAAGAGACTTAGTGGATCGAGCGCTAGTGGGACTTCTCATTTGAGGAATCATTTGATTAGGTGTAGGAGGAGAATTAATGGTAACGGTGTTGTTGCTCAGTATTTTGTtaaggggaagaagaaagaaggaagagttGTTGAGCTAgcgaatgagaagaagaaagatgaagaacaaCAGCTTAGTGTAGTGAGTGTTAGATatgaacatgatgatgatgttgttagTGCTGGTTTGGATCAAAGGAGGAGTAGGTTTGATTTAGCACGGATGATTATTTTACATGGGTATCCGTTGAGTATGGTGGAAGATGTTGGATTCAGGATGTTTATTAGAAATTTACAGCCTTTGTTTGATCTTGTTGCGTTTGAAAGAGTTGAGTCTGATTGTATGGAGATATACGCTAAAGAGAAGCACAAGATGTTTGAAGCGTTGGATAAGTTACCTGGAAAGATTAGTATCAGTGTTGATGTGTGGAGTGGTTCAGATGATACTGATGAGTTCTTGTGTTTGGCAGCACATTATATTGATGAAACGTGGGAGCTGAAGAAGAGAGTTTTAAACTTCTTCGTGGTTGATCCGTCTCATACTGGCGAAATGCTTGCTGAAGTTGTAATAACATGTTTAATGGAGTGGGATATTGATAGGAAGTTGTTTTCTATGGCGTCTAGTCATTCGCCACCGTTTGGTGAAAACGTGGCTAACAAAATCAGAGACCGGTTGTCGCAGAACAAGTTCTTATACTGTAACGGTCAATTGTTTGATGTAAGCTGTGGAGTTAATGTCATTAACCAGATGGCTCAAGATTCTTTGCAAACTTGTTGTGACACAATAAACATGGTTCGAGAGAGCATTAGGTATGTCAAAAGCTCAGAAACTATTCAGGAGAGATTCAATCAGTGGACTGTCGAAGCTGAAGCTGAAAGTGAAAGGAACCTATGCATTGATGATCCAGTGAGATGGGACACAACATGTACCATGCTGGAGATTGCCTTAGAGCAGAAGAGCGCGTTTTCACTCATGAATGAACATGATCCTGATTCCGTGTTATGTCCATCTGATTTGGAATGGGAGAGGTTAGAAACAGTTGTCGAGTTCTTGAACGTTTTTGTTGACGTGACAAATGCATTCACAAAGAGCACTTGTTTACCCGCCAACATATACTTCCCGGAGATATGCGACTTACACCTCCGGTTAATCGAATGGTGTAAGAACCCCGATGATTTCATTAGCTCTCTAGCTGTAAACATGAGAAAGAAGTTCGATGATTTCTGGGATAAAAACAACCTGGTTCTAGCCATTGCTACCATATTAGACCCACGGTTCAAAATGAAGCTGGTGGAATATTATTACCCTCTGTTTTATGATACTAGTGCTTCAGATTTCATTGAAGATGTTGTTGAGTGCATCAAAGCGTTGTACGATGAGCATTCTATAGGATCACTGTTAGCATCATCAGATCAAACCCTTGACTGGCGTAATCATCATCATGGTTCAAATGGTGTTCGCCATGGGAAAGAGCTTGACGATAGATTCATAGAATTTGATAGGTACATTAACAATACAACTACTACTACACCAGGTCAAGACTCTACATCGGATCTTGAAAAGTATCTAGAGGAGCCGCTTTTTCCCCGGAATTCAGATTTCGACATCCTGAACTGGTGGAAAGTACACACACCGAAGTACCCAATCCTCTCAATGATGGCACGTAATGTGTTAGCGGTTCCAATGTCAAATGTATCATCAGAAGAAGACGCCTTTGAAACTTGTCAAAGGAGACAGGTTAGTGAAACTTGGCGTTCGCTTAGACCGAGTACTGTGCAGGCCTTAATGTGTGCTCAAGATTGGATTCAGAGCGAACTGGAAAGCTCTTGA
- the LOC104788075 gene encoding zinc finger BED domain-containing protein RICESLEEPER 2-like isoform X2, producing the protein MISNEMDLSDAVIVKSGRLKSVVWNDFDRVKKGETYVAICRHCKKRLSGSSASGTSHLRNHLIRCRRRINGNGVVAQYFVKGKKKEGRVVELANEKKKDEEQQLSVVSVRYEHDDDVVSAGLDQRRSRFDLARMIILHGYPLSMVEDVGFRMFIRNLQPLFDLVAFERVESDCMEIYAKEKHKMFEALDKLPGKISISVDVWSGSDDTDEFLCLAAHYIDETWELKKRVLNFFVVDPSHTGEMLAEVVITCLMEWDIDRKLFSMASSHSPPFGENVANKIRDRLSQNKFLYCNGQLFDVSCGVNVINQMAQDSLQTCCDTINMVRESIRYVKSSETIQERFNQWTVEAEAESERNLCIDDPVRWDTTCTMLEIALEQKSAFSLMNEHDPDSVLCPSDLEWERLETVVEFLNVFVDVTNAFTKSTCLPANIYFPEICDLHLRLIEWCKNPDDFISSLAVNMRKKFDDFWDKNNLVLAIATILDPRFKMKLVEYYYPLFYDTSASDFIEDVVECIKALYDEHSIGSLLASSDQTLDWRNHHHGSNGVRHGKELDDRFIEFDRYINNTTTTTPGQDSTSDLEKYLEEPLFPRNSDFDILNWWKVHTPKYPILSMMARNVLAVPMSNVSSEEDAFETCQRRQVSETWRSLRPSTVQALMCAQDWIQSELESS; encoded by the coding sequence ATGATAAGCAATGAGATGGATTTGTCAGATGCAGTGATTGTAAAATCTGGGAGATTGAAATCAGTTGTGTGGAATGATTTCGATAGAGTTAAAAAAGGTGAGACTTACGTTGCAATCTGTAGGCATTGTAAGAAGAGACTTAGTGGATCGAGCGCTAGTGGGACTTCTCATTTGAGGAATCATTTGATTAGGTGTAGGAGGAGAATTAATGGTAACGGTGTTGTTGCTCAGTATTTTGTtaaggggaagaagaaagaaggaagagttGTTGAGCTAgcgaatgagaagaagaaagatgaagaacaaCAGCTTAGTGTAGTGAGTGTTAGATatgaacatgatgatgatgttgttagTGCTGGTTTGGATCAAAGGAGGAGTAGGTTTGATTTAGCACGGATGATTATTTTACATGGGTATCCGTTGAGTATGGTGGAAGATGTTGGATTCAGGATGTTTATTAGAAATTTACAGCCTTTGTTTGATCTTGTTGCGTTTGAAAGAGTTGAGTCTGATTGTATGGAGATATACGCTAAAGAGAAGCACAAGATGTTTGAAGCGTTGGATAAGTTACCTGGAAAGATTAGTATCAGTGTTGATGTGTGGAGTGGTTCAGATGATACTGATGAGTTCTTGTGTTTGGCAGCACATTATATTGATGAAACGTGGGAGCTGAAGAAGAGAGTTTTAAACTTCTTCGTGGTTGATCCGTCTCATACTGGCGAAATGCTTGCTGAAGTTGTAATAACATGTTTAATGGAGTGGGATATTGATAGGAAGTTGTTTTCTATGGCGTCTAGTCATTCGCCACCGTTTGGTGAAAACGTGGCTAACAAAATCAGAGACCGGTTGTCGCAGAACAAGTTCTTATACTGTAACGGTCAATTGTTTGATGTAAGCTGTGGAGTTAATGTCATTAACCAGATGGCTCAAGATTCTTTGCAAACTTGTTGTGACACAATAAACATGGTTCGAGAGAGCATTAGGTATGTCAAAAGCTCAGAAACTATTCAGGAGAGATTCAATCAGTGGACTGTCGAAGCTGAAGCTGAAAGTGAAAGGAACCTATGCATTGATGATCCAGTGAGATGGGACACAACATGTACCATGCTGGAGATTGCCTTAGAGCAGAAGAGCGCGTTTTCACTCATGAATGAACATGATCCTGATTCCGTGTTATGTCCATCTGATTTGGAATGGGAGAGGTTAGAAACAGTTGTCGAGTTCTTGAACGTTTTTGTTGACGTGACAAATGCATTCACAAAGAGCACTTGTTTACCCGCCAACATATACTTCCCGGAGATATGCGACTTACACCTCCGGTTAATCGAATGGTGTAAGAACCCCGATGATTTCATTAGCTCTCTAGCTGTAAACATGAGAAAGAAGTTCGATGATTTCTGGGATAAAAACAACCTGGTTCTAGCCATTGCTACCATATTAGACCCACGGTTCAAAATGAAGCTGGTGGAATATTATTACCCTCTGTTTTATGATACTAGTGCTTCAGATTTCATTGAAGATGTTGTTGAGTGCATCAAAGCGTTGTACGATGAGCATTCTATAGGATCACTGTTAGCATCATCAGATCAAACCCTTGACTGGCGTAATCATCATCATGGTTCAAATGGTGTTCGCCATGGGAAAGAGCTTGACGATAGATTCATAGAATTTGATAGGTACATTAACAATACAACTACTACTACACCAGGTCAAGACTCTACATCGGATCTTGAAAAGTATCTAGAGGAGCCGCTTTTTCCCCGGAATTCAGATTTCGACATCCTGAACTGGTGGAAAGTACACACACCGAAGTACCCAATCCTCTCAATGATGGCACGTAATGTGTTAGCGGTTCCAATGTCAAATGTATCATCAGAAGAAGACGCCTTTGAAACTTGTCAAAGGAGACAGGTTAGTGAAACTTGGCGTTCGCTTAGACCGAGTACTGTGCAGGCCTTAATGTGTGCTCAAGATTGGATTCAGAGCGAACTGGAAAGCTCTTGA
- the LOC104788076 gene encoding serine/threonine-protein phosphatase PP2A-5 catalytic subunit has product MPPATGDIDRQIEQLMECKALSEAEVKTLCEQAKTILVEEYNVQPVKCPVTVCGDIHGQFYDLIELFRIGGSAPDTNYLFMGDYVDRGYYSVETVSLLVALKVRYRDRLTILRGNHESRQITQVYGFYDECLRKYGNANVWKHFTDLFDYLPLTALIESQVFCLHGGLSPSLDTLDNIRSLDRIQEVPHEGPMCDLLWSDPDDRCGWGISPRGAGYTFGQDIATQFNHTNGLSLISRAHQLVMEGYNWCQEKNVVTVFSAPNYCYRCGNMAAILEIGENMDQNFLQFDPAPRQIEPETTRKTPDYFL; this is encoded by the exons ATGCCGCCGGCGACCGGAGATATCGATCGTCAGATCGAGCAGTTGATGGAGTGTAAAGCGTTATCTGAAGCGGAGGTGAAGACGTTGTGTGAGCAAGCGAAGACGATTCTCGTTGAAGAGTATAATGTTCAACCGGTTAAATGTCCGGTTACCGTCTGTGGTGACATCCACGGCCAGTTTTATGATCTCATCGAGCTTTTTCGTATCGGTGGCTCTGCTCCTGATACTAATTATCTTTTCATGGGTGATTATGTAG ATCGAGGGTATTATTCAGTTGAGACGGTTTCACTCTTGGTGGCCTTGAAAGTTCGATACAGAGATAGACTTACAATCCTAAGAGGGAATCATGAAAGCCGGCAAATTACTCAAGT GTATGGATTTTATGATGAATGCTTGAGGAAATATGGAAACGCTAATGTATGGAAGCACTTCACTGACCTTTTTGATTATCTTCCTCTTACAGCTCTCATTGAGAGTCAg GTGTTCTGTTTACATGGAGGACTTTCACCTTCTTTAGATACACTTGACAACATCAGATCGTTAGATCGAATTCAAGAG GTTCCACATGAAGGACCAATGTGTGATCTCTTATGGTCTGATCCAGATGACCGGTGTGGTTGGGGAATATCTCCTCGTGGTGCAGGCTACACTTTCGGACAAGATATCGCTACTCAGTTTAACCACACCAATGGACTTTCTCTGATTTCTAGAGCACACCAACTTGTCATGGAAGGTTATAATTGGTGCCAAGAAAAGAACGTTGTGACTGTATTCAGTGCCCCAAATTATTGCTACCGTTGTGGCAACATGGCTGCGATTCTAGAGATTGGTGAGAACATGGACCAGAACTTCCTTCAGTTTGATCCAGCCCCACGTCAAATCGAACCCGAAACCACTCGCAAGACTCCAGATTATTTTTTGTAA
- the LOC104788077 gene encoding CLAVATA3/ESR (CLE)-related protein 26-like, producing the protein MRNHRSLRLQLLIRTLFTVGLVTLIMIDAFVLQNNNETDKTKEITTAATMNNSDSNAASFIHAKEIQQEHDEDRSRHGDLSYVVSKRKVPRGPDPIHNRRARNSRRPPGRA; encoded by the exons ATGCGAAATCACCGTTCCCTTCGTCTCCAACTGTTGATCCGTACGCTATTTACGGTCGGTTTAGTCACTCTTATTATGATCGATGCGTTTGTATTACAAAACAACAACGAGAccgacaaaacaaaagagattacTACAGCTGCGACAATGAACAACTCTGATTCAAATGCGGCGTCCTTTATACACGCCAAGGAAATACAACAAGAACATGACGAAGATAGATCAAGACACGGCGATCTTAGCTACGTTGTCAGCAAAAGAAAAGTGCCTCGTGGACCCGATCCTATACACAACAG GAGAGCAAGGAACTCAAGACGACCACCGGGGAGAGCATAA
- the LOC104788078 gene encoding uncharacterized protein LOC104788078, which produces MASQSSSLFLVILFTFIYAASISSSLLVRAHEQDGDDEEEIGSVGRRFLLGFKETSKGSNITFACSPSGPCVSCNSSEKRKEKYRCSETGYRIAFKCKEVKEVDKHKKDEGGDETQNGQSNRDDGEETKTRKLVDDDDSPVSKVKKSQSYKTYRSCVPSADEEKISVLGFESMMLGLFLLSGTAIYIRKKQTVPMLGVSGARSQSNSRF; this is translated from the exons ATGGCTTCTCAGAGCTCTTCACTTTTTTTGGTCATCCTCTTCACCTTCATCTACGCTGCTTCAATTTCATCCTCTCTTCTTGTCAGAGCACATGAACA AGacggagatgatgaagaagagatcggAAGCGTTGGTCGTAGATTCCTTTTAGGTTTCAAAGAAACGTCAAAAGGAAGTAACATTACCTTCGCATGTTCTCCTTCAGGTCCTTGTGTTTCCTGCAATTCCTCCGAAAag AGGAAAGAGAAGTATCGATGTAGTGAAACTGGTTATCGTATAGCTTTCAAATGTAAAGAGGTGAAAGAAGTTGATAAACACAAGAAAGATGAAGGAGGAGATGAAACACAGAACGGTCAATCGAACCGCGACGACGGAGAAGAAACGAAAACGAGGAAgttggtggatgatgatgattcgcCTGTATCGAAAGTGAAGAAGTCTCAGTCTTACAAAACTTACAGAAGCTGTGTGCCTTCTGCAGATGAAGAGAAGATATCAGTTCTTGGTTTTGAG TCGATGATGCTAGGATTGTTTCTGCTGAGCGGAACAGCTATATACATCAGAAAGAAACAGACAGTACCGATGCTTGGGGTATCAGGTGCAAGATCACAAAGCAATTCTCGGTTTTAA